From Tiliqua scincoides isolate rTilSci1 chromosome 2, rTilSci1.hap2, whole genome shotgun sequence, the proteins below share one genomic window:
- the LOC136639555 gene encoding sodium/potassium-transporting ATPase subunit alpha-1, translating to MGKGTGREKYEPAATSEHGAKKKKAKKEKDMDELKKEVSLDDHKLSLDELHRKYGTDLSRGLTTSRAAEILARDGPNALTPPPTTPEWVKFCRQLFGGFSLLLWIGALLCFLAYGIQAATGEEPNNDNLYLGVVLSAVVIITGCFSYYQEAKSSKIMESFKNMVPQQALVIRNGEKLSINAEGVVVGDLVEVKGGDRIPADLRIISAHGCKVDNSSLTGESEPQTRSPDFTNENPLETRNIAFFSTNCVEGTARGVVINTGDRTVMGRIATLASGLEGGRTPIAVEIEHFIHIITGVAVFLGVSFFILSLILQYTWLEAVIFLIGIIVANVPEGLLATVTVCLTLTAKRMARKNCLVKNLEAVETLGSTSTICSDKTGTLTQNRMTVAHMWFDNQIHEADTTENQSGASFDKTSATWTALARIAGLCNRAVFQANQENVPILKRSVAGDASESALLKCIELCCGSVRELRDKNSKVVEIPFNSTNKYQLSIHQNANPSESRYLLVMKGAPERILDRCSTILMHGKEQPLDEEAKDAFQNAYLELGGLGERVLGFCHLALPDEQFPEGFQFDTDEVNFPVENLCFVGLISMIDPPRAAVPDAVGKCRSAGIKVIMVTGDHPITAKAIAKGVGIISEGNETVEDIALRLNIPVSQVNPRDAKACVIHGSDLKDMTGEQLDDILLHHTEIVFARTSPQQKLIIVEGCQRQGAIVAVTGDGVNDSPALKKADIGVAMGIAGSDVSKQAADMILLDDNFASIVTGVEEGRLIFDNLKKSIAYTLTSNIPEITPFLIFIIANIPLPLGTVTILCIDLGTDMVPAISLAYEQAESDIMKRQPRNPKTDKLVNERLISMAYGQIGMIQALGGFFTYFVILAENGFLPYSLLGIRVSWDDRWINDVEDSYGQQWTYEQRKIVEFTCHTAFFVSIVVVQWADLVICKTRRNSVFQQGMKNKILIFGLFEETALAAFLSYCPGMDVALRMYPLKPTWWFCAFPYSLLIFVYDEVRKLIIRRSPGGWVEKETYY from the exons ACAGGACGTGAAAAGTATGAACCTGCAGCTACATCTGAGCATGGAGCCAAGAAGAAAAAGGcgaagaaagaaaaagatatgGATGAACTGAAAAAGGAAGTATCACTG GATGATCACAAACTTAGCCTTGATGAACTTCATCGGAAATATGGAACAGACCTCAGCCGG GGACTAACGACATCCCGGGCTGCAGAGATTTTGGCCCGCGATGGCCCCAATGCtctcaccccacctccaacaaccCCAGAATGGGTTAAATTTTGCCGACAGCTATTTGGGGGTTTCTCTCTTCTGCTATGGATTGGAGCTCTTCTTTGTTTTCTGGCATATGGTATTCAAGCTGCAACAGGGGAGGAGCCAAATAACGACAAT TTGTATCTGGGTGTTGTATTGTCTGCTGTTGTCATCATAACTGGCTGTTTCTCCTACTACCAAGAAGCAAAGAGTTCAAAGATCATGGAGTCTTTCAAAAACATGGTGCCCCag CAAGCTCTGGTGATCCGAAACGGGGAGAAACTGAGTATCAATGCTGAAGGAGTTGTAGTTGGAGACCTAGTGGAGGTGAAGGGAGGAGACAGAATCCCAGCTGATCTGAGGATCATCTCTGCTCATGGTTGTAAG GTGGACAACTCTTCACTCACTGGTGAATCAGAGCCTCAGACCCGGTCTCCAGACTTCACAAATGAAAACCCACTAGAAACAAGAAATATTGCTTTCTTCTCTACCAACTGTGTTGAAG GCACTGCCCGTGGTGTTGTCATTAACACTGGTGATCGTACTGTAATGGGTCGCATTGCCACCTTGGCCTCTGGATTGGAAGGGGGTCGGACACCTATTGCCGTGGAGATTGAACACTTTATCCACATCATCACGGGTGTAGCCGTGTTCCTTGGTGTCTCCTTTTTCATCCTTTCGCTGATCCTTCAGTACACTTGGCTAGAGGCTGTTATCTTTCTTATTGGCATCATCGTGGCCAACGTCCCCGAGGGTCTGCTTGCCACTGTGACA GTATGTCTGACACTAACAGCTAAGCGCATGGCTCGTAAGAATTGTCTTGTGAAGAACTTGGAGGCTGTGGAAACTCTGGGCTCCACGTCTACAATCTGCTCTGACAAAACAGGCACTCTGACTCAGAACCGGATGACAGTCGCACACATGTGGTTTGATAACCAGATTCACGAGGCTGATACTACAGAAAACCAGAGTG GTGCTTCTTTTGACAAGACGTCTGCCACATGGACTGCATTAGCCAGGATTGCAGGCCTATGCAACCGTGCTGTGTTTCAGGCTAACCAAGAAAATGTACCCATTCTGAAG AGATCAGTGGCAGGTGATGCATCTGAATCTGCTCTCCTGAAATGCATTGAACTGTGCTGTGGATCTGTCAGGGAACTGAGGGACAAGAACTCCAAGGTGGTGGAGATACCATTCAACTCAACCAACAAATACCAA CTGTCCATCCACCAGAATGCAAACCCATCAGAATCGCGGTATCTGCTTGTGATGAAGGGTGCTCCCGAGAGGATTCTGGACCGTTGCAGCACCATCTtgatgcatgggaaggaacaGCCCCTAGATGAAGAGGCCAAAGATGCGTTCCAAAATGCCTACCTTGAATTGGGAGGCCTAGGGGAGAGAGTACTGG GATTTTGCCACCTGGCCCTGCCAGACGAACAGTTCCCTGAAGGTTTCCAGTTTGACACAGATGAAGTGAACTTCCCAGTGGAGAATCTCTGTTTCGTTGGCTTGATATCCATGATTGACCCGCCTCGTGCTGCTGTGCCTGATGCTGTTGGCAAATGCCGAAGTGCTGGAATAAAG GTTATTATGGTGACAGGCGACCATCCGATCACAGCCAAAGCTATTGCCAAGGGAGTTGGCATCATCTCTGAGGGCAATGAGACCGTCGAAGATATTGCTCTTCGCCTCAATATTCCTGTCAGCCAGGTCAACCCCAG GGATGCCAAAGCCTGTGTGATTCATGGCTCTGACCTGAAGGACATGACTGGTGAGCAGCTAGATGACATCCTTCTACACCACACAGAAATAGTCTTTGCCAGAACCTCTCCTCAGCAGAAGCTTATCATTGTGGAAGGCTGTCAACGACAG GGTGCCATAGTAGCTGTCACAGGTGATGGTGTGAATGACTCCCCTGCTTTAAAAAAGGCAGACATTGGTGTTGCTATGGGTATCGCTGGGTCCGATGTCTCCAAACAGGCAGCTGACATGATTCTGTTGGATGACAACTTTGCCTCTATTGTTACTGGGGTTGAAGAGG gCCGTCTGATTTTTGATAATCTGAAGAAGTCAATCGCCTACACCTTGACCAGCAACATCCCTGAGATTACTCCTTTCCTTATCTTCATTATTGCCAACATTCCGCTGCCACTGGGAACCGTTACCATCCTGTGCATTGACTTGGGCACTGACATG GTTCCTGCAATTTCTCTGGCCTATgagcaagcagaaagtgacatcatgaagagACAGCCCAGAAACCCCAAAACAGACAAACTGGTAAACGAAAGGCTGATCAGCATGGCTTATGGTCAGATTG GCATGATCCAAGCACTGGGAGGTTTCTTCACATACTTCGTGATCCTTGCAGAGAATGGCTTCTTGCCTTACTCCTTGCTGGGAATTAGAGTGTCATGGGATGACCGGTGGATTAATGATGTGGAGGATAGCTATGGACAGCAATGG ACCTACGAGCAGAGGAAAATTGTAGAATTCACTTGTCACACTGCCTTCTTTGTCAGTATTGTGGTGGTGCAGTGGGCTGATCTGGTTATCTGTAAGACCCGTAGGAATTCAGTCTTCCAACAGGGAATGAA GAACAAGATCTTAATATTTGGTCTCTTTGAAGAGACTGCCCTGGCTGCCTTCCTCTCTTACTGTCCTGGAATGGATGTTGCCTTGAGGATGTATCCTCTCAA ACCAACCTGGTGGTTCTGTGCCTTCCCCTACTCTCTTCTCATTTTTGTGTATGATGAAGTAAGGAAACTTATCATCAGACGCAGCCCTGGAG GCTGGGTGGAAAAGGAAACCTACTACTAA